A window of Trueperaceae bacterium genomic DNA:
TTGGCCTTGGCCCAGGCGACGAACTCCTTGGTCTTGCCGCTGATGCCGAACGACTCGACGAGCGTGAGCTTGCCGGCGTTGGCCCTGGCGGCGATGGCCATCTGCAGGCCGAGCCGGCGGACGCGCTTGGGCAGCGTGTAGGAGTAGTCGCGGGGCTGCGGACCGAAGACCGTGCCCCCGCCTACGAAGATAGGGGCCTTGCGGTCGCCGTGGCGCGCGCGACCGGTGCCCTTCTGAGGCCAGATCTTGGCGGTGGAGCCGGTCATCATGCCGCGCGTCTTCGTCGCGGCCGTGCCGCGGCGCCGCTTGGCGAGCTGCCAGGCGACGACCTCGTGCAGCACGGACTCCTTCGGCTCCGGCAGGTCGAGCGTGACCTTGCGGTCGCTCCCGATGACGTCGATCGTGACCGCCATCAGCTCACCTTCCTCTTGGAGGCGCGCACCTCGACGAGCCCGCCGTTGGGTCCGGGTACCGCGCCCTTGACGATGAGGAGGTTGTCCTCCGGGCG
This region includes:
- the rplD gene encoding 50S ribosomal protein L4; this encodes MAVTIDVIGSDRKVTLDLPEPKESVLHEVVAWQLAKRRRGTAATKTRGMMTGSTAKIWPQKGTGRARHGDRKAPIFVGGGTVFGPQPRDYSYTLPKRVRRLGLQMAIAARANAGKLTLVESFGISGKTKEFVAWAKANGIDGSERVLLVTDDELARRAARNLPWVDVLPNAGLNVYDVLRSDRVVADAALFDGEGPR